Proteins from one Arcobacter sp. F2176 genomic window:
- a CDS encoding EAL domain-containing protein produces the protein MIQCSCKEEFNICGSESTVHFISNIDELLKKTQMYVNELGLETNINENICSFISLNPNLFFEENANLLIEKFSEEEQKEIRVFIENHRHPLTINTVLKSKPLFLYLNFIKDASFFDILYNKSFTSHFQPIIDMKKNSIFGYEALIRGVYPDGSLMYPDEIFKKSTRNNTNFKLDQICRETALKTAATKRINKKIFINFLPTSIYDPEFCLQATVKWAKQLDYDPKNIIFEVVETEKVQDKEHLKKILNFYREKGFLIALDDVGEGYSSLNMIIDIKPDILKVDRNIIDNIQNDTMKQSIYKALRQISHENGIKLLAEGVETIEELNTVKEIGVDYIQGYYYAKPLAEPIRRLNL, from the coding sequence ATGATTCAATGTTCGTGTAAAGAAGAGTTTAATATTTGTGGAAGTGAATCAACTGTTCATTTTATTTCAAATATAGATGAGTTATTAAAAAAAACACAGATGTATGTGAATGAATTAGGACTAGAAACAAATATAAATGAAAATATATGCTCTTTTATCTCTTTAAATCCAAATTTGTTTTTTGAAGAAAATGCTAATTTATTAATTGAAAAGTTCTCAGAAGAAGAACAAAAAGAGATAAGAGTTTTTATAGAAAATCATAGACATCCACTTACTATAAATACTGTATTAAAGTCAAAACCACTCTTCTTATATCTAAATTTTATAAAAGATGCTTCTTTTTTTGATATATTATATAATAAAAGTTTTACTTCACATTTTCAACCAATCATTGATATGAAAAAAAACTCTATTTTTGGATATGAAGCTTTGATAAGAGGTGTTTACCCAGATGGATCACTAATGTATCCAGATGAAATTTTTAAAAAATCAACTAGAAATAATACAAACTTTAAACTTGATCAAATATGTAGAGAAACAGCTCTTAAAACAGCTGCAACTAAAAGAATAAATAAAAAAATATTTATTAATTTCTTGCCAACTTCTATATACGATCCTGAATTTTGTCTTCAAGCCACAGTTAAATGGGCAAAACAATTAGATTATGATCCCAAAAATATCATTTTTGAAGTAGTTGAAACAGAAAAAGTACAAGATAAAGAGCATTTGAAAAAAATACTTAATTTTTACCGAGAAAAAGGCTTTTTAATTGCATTAGATGATGTAGGGGAAGGATATTCATCTTTAAATATGATTATCGATATAAAACCAGATATTCTAAAAGTAGATAGAAATATAATTGACAATATACAAAATGATACTATGAAACAATCTATTTACAAAGCTCTTAGACAAATATCACATGAAAATGGAATAAAACTTCTAGCAGAAGGTGTTGAAACGATTGAAGAGTTAAATACCGTAAAAGAAATTGGAGTTGATTATATACAAGGGTACTATTATGCAAAACCTTTAGCTGAGCCAATTAGAAGATTGAACTTGTAA
- the pdxH gene encoding pyridoxamine 5'-phosphate oxidase: MKDLSKLRQEYTTKGLRREDLLNSPIKQFEVWFEQALSAEILEPNAMSLATVGKDMKPSIRTVLLKLYDENGFVFFSNYKSKKAWQIEENPYAAIHFAWLGLERQVKIEGTIEKISKTDSLKYFLSRPKGSQIGAWVSHQSEIITSRSLLEAKFDEIKNKFVKGEIPFPSFWGGYIIKPKVFEFWQGGKDRLHDRFEYKLNEKNNWEINRLAP, translated from the coding sequence ATGAAAGACCTATCTAAATTAAGACAAGAGTATACAACAAAAGGTTTAAGAAGAGAGGATTTACTTAACTCTCCAATCAAACAGTTTGAAGTATGGTTTGAACAAGCATTAAGTGCAGAAATTTTAGAACCAAATGCTATGAGTTTGGCAACAGTTGGAAAGGATATGAAACCATCTATTAGGACAGTTTTATTAAAACTGTATGATGAAAATGGTTTTGTATTTTTTTCAAATTATAAGAGTAAAAAAGCGTGGCAAATAGAAGAAAATCCATATGCTGCAATTCATTTTGCTTGGTTAGGATTAGAAAGACAAGTTAAAATAGAAGGAACAATTGAAAAGATTAGTAAAACTGATTCTTTAAAATACTTTCTTTCTCGACCTAAAGGTAGTCAAATAGGAGCTTGGGTCTCTCACCAAAGTGAAATTATTACTTCAAGAAGTCTACTTGAAGCAAAATTTGATGAAATAAAAAATAAATTTGTAAAAGGAGAAATACCTTTCCCCTCTTTTTGGGGTGGATATATAATAAAACCAAAAGTTTTTGAGTTTTGGCAAGGTGGTAAAGATAGGCTTCATGATAGATTTGAGTATAAATTAAATGAGAAAAATAATTGGGAAATAAATAGATTAGCACCATAA
- a CDS encoding DUF3833 domain-containing protein: MRFIKYTLLIVLTLLITGCTSMKMSDFKDTKPVFIPKDYFNGDLKAYGIVKDMGGKIIKSFKADMHGSWDKNGVGTLDERFVYSDGTKQTRIWTLTPQKDGTYIGTASDIVGDAVLRSLGNTVMMDYTMRVPYGSGTIDINVKDWLHLQEDGIIINHSKMKKFGFTVGELVITIIKQ, encoded by the coding sequence ATGAGATTTATAAAATACACTTTACTTATCGTTTTAACTTTATTAATTACAGGATGTACTTCTATGAAAATGAGTGACTTTAAAGATACAAAACCAGTGTTTATTCCAAAAGATTATTTTAATGGAGATTTAAAAGCTTATGGAATAGTAAAAGATATGGGTGGAAAAATCATAAAAAGCTTCAAAGCTGATATGCATGGTTCTTGGGATAAAAATGGTGTAGGAACTTTAGATGAAAGATTTGTTTATAGTGATGGTACAAAACAAACAAGAATTTGGACTTTAACTCCCCAAAAAGATGGTACTTACATAGGAACTGCTTCTGATATAGTTGGTGATGCTGTTTTAAGAAGCTTAGGAAATACAGTTATGATGGACTACACTATGAGAGTTCCTTATGGAAGTGGAACAATAGATATAAATGTAAAAGATTGGTTACATTTACAAGAAGATGGTATAATAATAAATCATTCGAAAATGAAAAAGTTTGGTTTTACGGTTGGAGAGTTAGTTATTACAATCATAAAACAGTAA
- a CDS encoding cyclopropane-fatty-acyl-phospholipid synthase family protein — MKKLWHKFGENLLSKIQIGNLKVIYPNSQIKYYGNKLDEEICLEIHDYSFFKNLLFYGDIGFAESYMNKEFSVSNLTNLIKIALLNSKHIGIKSEDNAKNFLINLLPHFNKVKHLLRKNSKKNSRKNISEHYDLSNDFYKLFLDDTMMYSAAIFKDKDEDLYTAQKRKIEHLANKLNLKKGDNVLEIGSGWGSMALHLAKEKQCKVTTVTLSTEQKRLCEEKFKEHKVEESIDILLKDYRDLEGKFDSIIAVEMFEAVGKEYFDIFFKKCESLLKPSGVVVLQIITMPDQRYKHYSNSTDFIQKYIFPGGHLPSVSKILETTTKHTNLNLLHMEEFTEDYAKTLNIWYQNFLNKKEEIKKLGFDEYFLRMWEMYLNYCEAAFLTRNVNLVQVTLTRDQNIDLNKGLVA, encoded by the coding sequence GTGAAAAAGTTATGGCATAAATTTGGTGAGAATTTATTATCTAAAATCCAAATAGGAAATTTAAAAGTAATATACCCAAATAGTCAAATAAAATATTATGGGAATAAGTTAGATGAAGAAATTTGTTTAGAAATACATGATTATAGTTTCTTTAAAAACCTTCTTTTTTATGGAGATATAGGTTTTGCGGAGAGTTATATGAATAAAGAATTTTCTGTAAGTAATTTAACAAATTTAATAAAAATAGCTTTATTAAATTCAAAACACATAGGAATAAAAAGTGAAGATAATGCAAAAAATTTCTTAATAAATCTTCTTCCTCATTTTAACAAAGTAAAACATCTCCTAAGAAAAAATTCAAAAAAGAATTCGAGAAAAAATATCTCAGAGCATTATGATTTATCAAATGACTTTTATAAACTTTTTTTGGATGATACAATGATGTATTCAGCTGCAATATTTAAAGACAAAGATGAAGATTTATATACAGCACAAAAAAGAAAAATAGAACACCTTGCCAATAAATTAAACCTAAAAAAAGGTGATAATGTACTTGAAATTGGCTCAGGTTGGGGTTCTATGGCTTTACATTTAGCAAAAGAAAAACAATGTAAAGTAACAACAGTAACACTTAGTACTGAACAAAAAAGACTTTGTGAGGAGAAGTTTAAAGAACATAAAGTGGAGGAAAGCATAGATATTTTGCTAAAAGATTATAGGGATTTAGAAGGTAAATTTGATTCAATTATCGCTGTAGAGATGTTTGAAGCTGTAGGAAAAGAGTACTTTGATATTTTCTTTAAAAAGTGTGAATCATTACTAAAACCAAGTGGTGTTGTTGTTTTACAAATAATAACAATGCCAGACCAAAGATATAAACACTATAGTAATAGTACAGACTTTATTCAAAAATATATATTCCCTGGTGGACATTTGCCAAGTGTTTCTAAAATATTAGAAACAACTACAAAACATACAAACCTAAATTTATTACATATGGAAGAGTTTACAGAAGATTATGCAAAGACTTTAAATATCTGGTATCAAAACTTCTTAAATAAAAAAGAAGAGATAAAAAAACTAGGATTTGATGAGTACTTTTTAAGAATGTGGGAAATGTATCTTAATTATTGTGAAGCTGCATTTTTAACTAGAAATGTAAACTTAGTACAAGTTACACTAACAAGAGATCAAAATATAGATTTAAACAAAGGATTAGTAGCATGA
- a CDS encoding DUF1365 domain-containing protein — MSHKFFDGIIYHKRFLPVEHTFKYKFFMLDIDLSDINSLKNTLFSTNKFNLFSFLSKDHFGQKKSFLDNVEYLLKAHNVEKSLRMHFITLPRIMNFVFNPISLLIINDENNKPSKLLAEVHNYNGGRVIYNLDLEETKGNKYKAIVKKDMYVSPFFSRVGEYEFTFKYAEKSMLVKIDLYENKNRVLCAYFNGNSLEFSSKNVLKLFLKHTFLTFFVVTRTIWQSIKLKRLGLVWKKPIKEDQIRRY, encoded by the coding sequence ATGAGTCATAAATTTTTTGATGGAATAATATATCATAAAAGATTTTTACCAGTTGAACATACTTTTAAGTATAAATTTTTTATGTTAGACATTGATTTAAGCGATATAAATTCATTAAAAAACACCCTGTTTTCGACTAATAAATTTAATTTATTTTCTTTTTTGTCAAAAGATCATTTTGGACAAAAGAAAAGTTTTTTAGATAATGTGGAGTATCTATTAAAAGCCCATAATGTGGAAAAATCTTTAAGAATGCATTTTATAACACTTCCTAGAATAATGAATTTTGTTTTTAATCCAATAAGTCTTTTAATTATAAATGATGAAAACAATAAACCAAGTAAACTTTTAGCAGAAGTACATAACTACAATGGTGGTAGAGTTATTTATAATCTTGACTTAGAAGAAACAAAAGGAAATAAATATAAAGCAATAGTAAAAAAAGATATGTATGTCTCTCCTTTTTTTAGTAGAGTTGGAGAGTATGAATTTACTTTTAAGTATGCTGAAAAATCGATGTTAGTAAAAATCGATTTATATGAAAATAAAAATCGAGTACTTTGTGCATATTTTAATGGAAACTCATTGGAGTTTTCATCAAAGAATGTATTAAAACTATTCTTAAAACATACATTTTTAACTTTTTTTGTAGTAACCCGAACAATCTGGCAATCAATAAAACTAAAAAGATTGGGACTAGTTTGGAAAAAACCTATAAAAGAAGATCAAATAAGGAGATACTAG
- a CDS encoding NAD(P)/FAD-dependent oxidoreductase — MKIAVLGAGISGLGSAYLLSSKHEVDLYEKDNRFGGHARTTQVEEDGKKFGVDTGFLVFNYATYPLLTKLFEDLDVKIENSDMSFGFWDTKSNVAYNGESLKGMFFQKKNLFSLTHYKMIKDILNFNERANFDLEINSPQLNKSLGEYIENYSEAFKNRYLIPMGAAIWSTPSDKMHDFPAYTFINFFKNHGLLGVNSHHQWLTVSNGSINYVNKIIEKISGKTILNSDVISVTRENNKVVLHHANNTKSIYDKVIFAMHAPEALELIKDTTSIEEEILGTFKYKNNSALLHNDNNVLYPNKKIYAAWNYKSNNGNANVTLSYWINRLQNLKSKKDYFVSLNEIDNVENIIEKIEYSHPQFDINTINMQKRREEINGVNNTYFAGAYWRYGFHEDGLWSANTIAQDLGCGL, encoded by the coding sequence ATGAAAATTGCCGTATTAGGTGCTGGAATAAGTGGACTTGGAAGCGCTTATTTATTAAGTAGTAAACATGAAGTTGATTTATATGAAAAAGATAATCGATTTGGTGGACATGCAAGAACTACACAAGTTGAAGAAGATGGTAAGAAATTTGGAGTTGATACTGGATTTTTAGTATTTAATTATGCAACCTACCCTCTTCTTACAAAACTATTTGAGGATCTTGATGTAAAAATAGAAAACTCAGATATGAGTTTTGGCTTTTGGGATACTAAATCAAATGTAGCTTACAATGGAGAATCACTAAAAGGAATGTTTTTTCAAAAGAAAAATCTATTTTCTCTAACCCATTATAAAATGATAAAAGATATATTAAATTTTAATGAAAGAGCAAATTTTGATTTAGAAATAAATTCACCACAATTAAACAAATCATTAGGTGAATATATAGAAAACTACTCAGAAGCATTTAAAAATAGATATCTAATTCCTATGGGGGCAGCTATTTGGTCAACGCCTAGTGATAAAATGCATGACTTTCCAGCTTATACATTTATAAACTTTTTCAAAAATCATGGATTACTGGGAGTAAATAGTCATCATCAATGGTTAACTGTATCAAATGGAAGTATAAATTATGTAAATAAAATCATTGAAAAAATCTCAGGAAAAACAATATTAAACTCTGATGTTATTTCTGTTACAAGAGAAAATAACAAAGTAGTATTACACCATGCAAATAATACAAAATCAATCTATGACAAAGTAATATTTGCAATGCATGCTCCTGAAGCTTTAGAGTTAATAAAAGATACAACTTCTATTGAAGAAGAGATATTAGGTACTTTTAAATATAAAAATAATAGTGCCCTACTTCATAATGATAATAATGTTTTATATCCAAATAAAAAAATCTATGCAGCTTGGAATTATAAAAGTAATAATGGAAATGCAAATGTTACTTTATCATATTGGATAAATAGATTGCAAAATTTAAAAAGTAAAAAAGACTATTTTGTATCTTTAAATGAGATAGATAATGTAGAAAATATTATTGAAAAAATTGAATATTCTCATCCTCAATTTGACATAAATACAATAAATATGCAAAAAAGAAGAGAAGAAATAAATGGAGTAAACAATACATATTTTGCAGGTGCTTATTGGAGATATGGCTTCCACGAAGATGGTTTATGGAGTGCTAATACTATTGCTCAAGATTTAGGATGTGGATTATGA
- a CDS encoding lipocalin family protein: MRMVFVLMFFFIYLYSKTPQSVSFVDPKLFSGTWFEIARTYNYFEKNCLSPTVEYKLVDSNAFKVFNRCYDKNDTNNIIQYEGKAVPKEKDSMSKIDMTYFFIFTSEYRIIYINDYQTAVMASSDFENIWIMSKSKDIEKEELNKILDFLGSFMDTSKLIYSKHS; this comes from the coding sequence ATGCGTATGGTTTTTGTATTAATGTTTTTTTTCATTTATTTATATTCAAAAACTCCACAAAGTGTTAGTTTTGTTGACCCTAAACTTTTTAGTGGCACTTGGTTTGAGATTGCACGCACATATAATTATTTTGAGAAAAATTGTTTGTCACCTACTGTTGAATATAAACTAGTCGATAGCAATGCGTTTAAAGTATTTAATAGGTGTTATGACAAAAATGATACTAATAATATTATTCAGTATGAAGGCAAAGCAGTTCCAAAAGAAAAAGATTCTATGTCAAAGATAGATATGACATATTTTTTCATATTTACAAGTGAATACAGAATTATTTATATAAATGACTATCAAACTGCCGTAATGGCAAGTAGTGATTTTGAGAATATTTGGATAATGAGTAAATCAAAAGATATAGAAAAAGAAGAACTAAATAAGATTTTGGATTTTTTAGGTAGCTTTATGGATACCTCAAAACTTATTTACTCAAAACATTCATAA
- a CDS encoding MFS transporter, producing MNKIFEKIAYGILAIPVAFLGLPIYIYLPNFYVNEVGLNIALVGIALFLSRLLDMISDPFIGLISDKKIKKSYLIAGGSIVLLFSFYFLIHPASSNSFWWLFLFSALTYISWSFINIPYLALNAELGKDYYDNTKLSFSREVFTIVGVVIALLLPYIYSISEDAKQSLNLLLKSSVIVFPIVILIFILSIKEDKDKIETLAFFDSLKKFKKDFSKANNIFIAFILNNLANAIPATLFLFYVQLVLKTPEYTGALLLVYFLSAVIALPFWIYLSKKINKQKVWISSILFAVISFSFVPFLGEQNYILFGIISFCTGISLSADMAIPASIQSDIAQKSKTLGNQISGVLFGFWNMITKLSLALAVFITFIVLELVGFDANNVSTIALNTLIMLYSILPILFKLLAVFFIKKYKDQ from the coding sequence ATGAATAAAATATTTGAAAAGATTGCTTATGGAATACTAGCTATTCCAGTAGCTTTTTTGGGACTACCTATATATATTTATTTACCAAATTTTTATGTAAATGAAGTAGGATTGAATATTGCACTTGTGGGTATTGCACTTTTTTTATCAAGATTACTTGATATGATTAGTGATCCTTTTATTGGACTTATTAGTGATAAAAAAATAAAAAAAAGCTATTTAATAGCAGGAGGAAGTATAGTTTTACTTTTCAGTTTTTATTTTCTTATTCATCCTGCAAGTTCAAACTCCTTTTGGTGGTTATTTCTTTTTTCTGCTTTAACTTATATCTCTTGGAGTTTTATAAATATTCCCTATCTTGCTTTAAATGCAGAACTTGGAAAAGATTATTATGATAATACAAAACTATCATTTTCAAGGGAAGTTTTTACAATAGTTGGTGTAGTTATAGCACTTCTATTACCTTACATTTATAGTATTTCTGAAGATGCAAAGCAGAGTTTGAATTTACTTTTAAAAAGTTCTGTAATAGTTTTTCCTATAGTTATATTAATTTTTATTTTATCTATAAAAGAAGATAAAGATAAAATTGAAACCTTAGCTTTTTTTGATAGTTTGAAAAAGTTTAAAAAAGACTTTTCAAAAGCAAATAATATTTTTATAGCTTTTATATTAAATAATCTCGCAAATGCTATTCCTGCAACTTTGTTTTTATTTTATGTGCAATTAGTACTTAAAACACCAGAATACACAGGAGCTCTTTTATTAGTTTATTTTTTATCAGCTGTAATTGCTTTGCCTTTTTGGATATATTTATCTAAGAAAATCAATAAACAAAAAGTTTGGATAAGTTCAATTCTTTTTGCAGTTATATCTTTTTCTTTTGTTCCATTTTTAGGAGAACAAAACTATATATTATTTGGAATAATCTCATTTTGTACAGGAATAAGTCTAAGTGCAGATATGGCAATACCGGCTTCCATTCAATCTGACATTGCTCAAAAATCAAAAACCTTAGGCAACCAAATATCAGGTGTACTCTTTGGTTTTTGGAATATGATTACAAAACTATCTTTAGCCTTAGCTGTATTTATAACTTTTATTGTGTTAGAATTAGTTGGTTTTGATGCAAATAATGTCTCTACCATAGCTTTAAATACTCTTATAATGCTTTATTCTATTCTTCCCATATTATTTAAACTTTTAGCAGTATTCTTTATAAAAAAGTACAAAGACCAATAA
- a CDS encoding nuclear transport factor 2 family protein: MNYKQHAQNYALFFENLNKDLDINDYKIIFAEDIYFEDPFQKINDLSSLIRIFNHMYQTLEEPSFNVTEIITKDNIAYLRWIFKYKTSRESKEYELFIGVSRVEFSSKGKVISHIDYWDSGVNIYEKIPLLKYIIKYIKNKLKA, encoded by the coding sequence ATGAATTATAAACAACATGCCCAAAATTACGCTTTATTTTTTGAAAATTTGAATAAAGATTTAGATATAAATGATTATAAAATTATATTTGCAGAAGATATCTATTTTGAAGATCCCTTTCAAAAAATAAATGATTTAAGTTCTTTAATAAGAATCTTTAATCATATGTATCAAACATTAGAAGAACCAAGTTTTAATGTTACTGAAATAATTACAAAAGATAATATTGCATATCTTAGATGGATTTTTAAATATAAAACTTCAAGAGAAAGTAAAGAATATGAACTGTTCATAGGTGTAAGTAGAGTTGAATTTTCTTCAAAAGGTAAAGTTATCTCACATATTGATTATTGGGATAGTGGAGTAAACATTTATGAAAAGATACCGCTATTAAAATATATTATTAAATATATAAAAAATAAGCTAAAAGCATGA
- a CDS encoding SDR family oxidoreductase: protein MKNIWIIGSSSGIGLDLLNIYLKLDYKIIASSRTIESSKELLALQKQYPKKLNLLNIDVSNTQSVESSVKKVFNIFDTIDITIFNAAVYEVMSMENWNIKHYENMTNINYLGALRVTTTLIPFYEKQGYGRLVFNASLSSYFGLPYGGGYSASKAALVNFAQSIQAELIVKNIEVQIINHGFVKTRLTKKNDFDMPDLITSEVAAKNIYEGINKKYSFEIRFPFKISLFLRLMAMLPYKISLAINKKLLK from the coding sequence ATGAAAAATATTTGGATAATAGGTTCTAGTAGTGGCATTGGATTAGATCTTTTAAATATATATTTAAAACTAGATTACAAGATAATAGCCTCTTCTAGAACAATAGAATCATCAAAAGAATTACTAGCTTTACAAAAACAATACCCAAAAAAATTAAATTTATTAAATATTGATGTGTCTAATACACAAAGTGTAGAATCATCTGTAAAAAAAGTTTTTAATATATTTGATACAATTGATATTACTATTTTTAATGCAGCTGTTTATGAAGTTATGTCTATGGAAAATTGGAATATTAAACATTATGAAAATATGACAAATATCAATTATCTAGGAGCATTAAGAGTAACTACAACCCTTATACCTTTTTATGAAAAACAAGGATATGGACGATTGGTTTTTAATGCCAGTTTATCAAGTTATTTTGGTCTTCCTTATGGTGGAGGATATAGTGCAAGTAAAGCTGCTCTTGTAAACTTTGCCCAATCTATTCAAGCAGAACTAATCGTAAAAAATATTGAAGTTCAAATTATCAATCATGGTTTTGTAAAAACTAGATTAACCAAAAAAAATGATTTTGATATGCCTGATTTAATTACTAGTGAAGTTGCTGCAAAGAATATTTATGAAGGAATAAATAAAAAATACTCTTTTGAGATAAGATTTCCTTTTAAGATATCTTTATTTTTAAGATTAATGGCAATGTTACCTTATAAAATATCACTAGCAATAAATAAGAAGTTATTAAAATGA